The Pectinophora gossypiella chromosome 15, ilPecGoss1.1, whole genome shotgun sequence genome has a window encoding:
- the LOC126373012 gene encoding uncharacterized protein LOC126373012, translated as MGRRKDKETWREYTRGPGKSVVCNHCRKSYKFANVSKMRTHLENCAKCPLDIRQALSLKNGDQQDENRDPLSCISSQNMPSSNSESLKEIHSKQNEDEYDSPVLLFTITEAARTKLNEKLSKAIYVTGAPLSMTEHPLWKDFFNDLQPMYKMPTRKNLSTTLLEKTYTDMKEEMNEILAAANDLHLQCDGWSNIRNEGIINFIISRPEPAFVKFLNTEDNRHTSDYISQEVIKIMEEYGQHKFFVLIGDNAKNMQLAFKKVLDIYPHVIPLGCVAHGLHLLCQDFIKCNSVNSFSASVTNIIKSIKNSQLLCTLYNKIVQEKHCGEQLKLPCKTRWGSNATSLESFKKSKSCLQALAVHEKSVLTRDTKSALLEEEFWVKIDNAIEILKPCSDWIKKIEGNDCNIHKVYKVFTNIETAILTSTIIDNDEKKELLNKIDSRKQFCIRPIHLAANLLDPRSHGHELNQEEEIQAIEFINKVARDLNLNVMTDLAHYKAKDGILWGKSFVWTSAAELHPITWWKGVCSSSILSKVAIRILSAPSTSAATERSFSTFNFIHHKKRNRLTTDRAGKIAYISHNWNLYSNIHQSDDETSGSNSEDKSETTPASPRPGPSSERPGPGPSSESQLEYFMVTDSESD; from the coding sequence ATGGGTAGACGTAAAGATAAAGAAACTTGGAGAGAATATACCCGCGGACCAGGAAAATCTGTAGTATGCAATCATTGTAGAAAAAGCTACAAATTTGCAAATGTCAGTAAAATGAGAACTCATCTTGAGAATTGTGCTAAATGCCCGCTGGACATTAGACAAGCTTTGAGTCTCAAAAATGGGGACCAACAAGATGAAAATAGAGATCCTCTAAGTTGTATTAGCAGCCAAAATATGCCATCGTCGAATTCTGAAAGCCTAAAAGAAATTCATTCTAAACAAAACGAAGATGAATATGACTCGCCGGTTTTATTATTTACCATTACAGAAGCTGCAAGAACCAAACTAAATGAAAAATTGTCCAAAGCAATTTATGTCACAGGCGCACCACTCTCTATGACAGAGCATCCGTTGTGgaaagatttttttaatgacCTCCAACCTATGTATAAAATGCCAACCAGGAAAAATCTCTCAACCACTCTTCTCGAGAAAACATACACCGACATGAAAGAGGAAATGAATGAAATTCTTGCAGCTGCCAACGATTTACATCTTCAATGTGATGGATGGAGTAACATACGAAATGAAGGAATAATAAATTTCATCATATCAAGACCTGAACCGGCGTTCGTTAAATTTCTGAATACAGAAGACAACCGGCACACATCTGATTATATATCCCAAGAAGTTATAAAAATCATGGAAGAATATGGACAACATAAATTTTTTGTTCTTATTGGGGATAACGCTAAAAATATGCAATTGGCATTTAAGAAAGTTCTCGATATATATCCTCATGTGATACCCTTGGGCTGTGTAGCACACGGGCTCCATTTACTGTgccaagattttattaaatgTAACTCAGTCAATAGTTTTAGCGCTTCTGTGACTAATatcataaaaagtataaaaaacagCCAATTGTTATGTACGTTGTATAACAAAATAGTACAAGAGAAACACTGTGGTGAACAACTTAAGCTTCCATGTAAAACGAGATGGGGTAGTAATGCAACTTCTTTAGAGAGCTTTAAGAAATCTAAATCGTGTCTTCAAGCATTGGCTGTTCATGAAAAATCAGTTCTTACAAGAGACACTAAATCTGCTTTACTTGAAGAAGAATTTTGGGTTAAAATTGATAATGCCATTGAAATTTTGAAGCCATGCTCAGACtggataaaaaaaattgaaggaaaTGATTGCAATATTCACAaagtttataaagtttttaCAAACATTGAAACTGCAATCCTCACTTCTACAATCATAGATAATGatgaaaaaaaagaattattaaataaaatcgaCAGCCGAAAGCAATTTTGTATCAGACCAATCCACTTGGCTGCAAATTTACTAGATCCTAGATCCCATGGTCACGAATTAAaccaagaagaagaaatacaagcaattgaattcataaataaggtgGCCAGAGACCTAAACTTAAATGTCATGACTGATCTTGCTCATTACAAGGCAAAAGATGGAATCTTGTGGGGTAAAAGTTTTGTTTGGACATCGGCAGCTGAACTGCATCCCATTACGTGGTGGAAAGGTGTATGTTCGTCCAGCATACTGAGTAAGGTTGCTATTAGAATTTTGAGCGCTCCATCAACATCCGCGGCCACTGAAAGATCCTTCAGCACCTTTAATTTTATTCACCACAAAAAACGAAATCGTCTTACAACAGATAGAGCAGGGAAAATAGCGTACATTTCGCATAATTGGAATTTATATTCCAATATTCATCAAAGTGACGATGAAACCAGTGGCTCTAATTCCGAAGATAAATCTGAAACCACCCCAGCTTCACCAAGACCAGGACCTAGTTCAGAAAGACCAGGACCAGGACCTAGTTCAGAAAGTCAGTTGGAATATTTTATGGTTACTGATTCAGAGTCAGACTAG